From Panicum hallii strain FIL2 chromosome 2, PHallii_v3.1, whole genome shotgun sequence, a single genomic window includes:
- the LOC112882843 gene encoding probable inositol transporter 2 — MEGGVHELDGSTFKECFSLSWRNPYVLRLAFSAGIGGLLFGYDTGVISGALLYIRDDFRSVDRNTWLQEMIVSMAVAGAIIGAAIGGWTTDRFGRRTSILVADFLFFAGAVVMASATGPAQLVVGRVFVGLGVGMASMTSPLYISEASPARIRGALVSTNGFLITGGQFLAYLINLAFTKAPGTWRWMLGVAAVPAVVQFGLMLFLPESPRWLYRKGRAEEAEAILRRIYSAEEVEREIEELKESVAAEARERGSSEKVSLAVLLRTATVRRGLVAGVGLQVFQQLVGINTVMYYSPTIVQLAGYASNQTALALSLVTSGLNALGSIVSIYFIDRTGRKKLLVVSLVGVILSLGVLTAVFHETTSHSPAVSASETGRFDGSLTCPDYRLQPSSSSASSGGGGFWDCTRCLKGRSAECGFCASGAGKLLPGACLVSNATSRDACRGEGGRLWYTRGCPSRFGWLALAGLALYIIFFSPGMGTVPWIVNSEIYPLRYRGACGGAAATANWVSNLAVAQSFLSLTEAIGVAWTFLIFGGLSVAALAFVLVCVPETKGLPIEEVEKMLERRELRLRFWAPRAGDADGKETGKTAGV; from the exons ATGGAGGGCGGCGTGCACGAGCTCGACGGCTCCACCTTCAAGGAGTGCTTCTCCCTCTCGTGGAGGAACCCCTACGtcctccgcctcgccttctCCGCCGGCATCGGCGGCCTCCTCTTCGGCTACGACACCG GTGTTATTTCGGGTGCTCTGCTTTACATCCGTGACGACTTCCGTTCAGTCGACAGGAACACATGGCTTCAG GAAATGATCGTGAGCatggcggtggccggcgcgaTCATCGGCGCGGCGATCGGGGGCTGGACCACGGACCGGTTCGGGCGGCGGACGTCGATCCTCGTGGCCGACTTCCTCTTCTTCGCGGGCGCGGTGGTGATGGCGTCCGCCACGGGCCCCGCGCAGCTCGTCGTGGGCCGCGTCTTCGTCGGCCTCGGCGTCGGCATGGCGTCCATGACCTCCCCGCTCTACATCTCCGAGGCGTCACCGGCCAGGATCCGCGGCGCGCTCGTCAGCACCAACGGCTTCCTCATCACCGGCGGCCAGTTCCTGGCCTACCTCATCAACCTCGCCTTCACCAAGGCGCCGGGGACGTGGAGGTGGATGCTCGGCGTCGCCGCGGTCCCCGCCGTCGTCCAGTTCGGGCTCATGCTCTTCCTCCCCGAATCCCCCCGATGGCTCTACAGAAAG GGGCgggcagaggaagcagaggcGATCCTGCGGCGGATCTACTCGGCGGAGGAGGTGGAGCGGGAGATCGAGGAGCTGAAGGAgtcggtggcggcggaggcgcgggaGCGCGGCTCGTCGGAGAAGGTGAGCCTGGCGGTGCTGCTGCGGACGGCGACGGTGCGCCGGGGCCTGGTCGCCGGCGTGGGGCTGCAGGTGTTCCAGCAGCTGGTGGGCATCAACACGGTGATGTACTACAGCCCGACGATCGTGCAGCTCGCCGGGTACGCGTCCAACCAGACGGCGCTGGCGCTGTCGCTGGTCACCTCGGGGCTCAACGCGCTCGGCTCCATCGTCAGCATCTACTTCATCGACCGCACGGGGCGGAAGAAGCTGCTGGTGGTCAGCCTCGTCGGCGTCATCCTCTCGCTCGGCGTGCTCACCGCCGTGTTCCATGAGACCACGTCCCACTCGCCGGCCGTCAGCGCCTCCGAGACCGGCCGCTTCGACGGCTCGCTGACGTGCCCGGACTACCGCCTTCAGccatcgtcgtcgtcggcgtcgagcggcggcggaggcttcTGGGACTGCACCCGGTGCCTGAAGGGCAGGTCGGCGGAGTGCGGCTTCTGCGCGTCGGGCGCCGGgaagctcctccccggcgcgtGCCTGGTGTCGAACGCCACGTCGCGCGACGCGtgccgcggcgagggcggccggCTGTGGTACACGCGCGGGTGCCCGAGCCGGTTCGGGTGGCTGGCGCTGGCGGGGCTGGCGCTGTACATCATCTTCTTCTCCCCCGGGATGGGCACGGTGCCGTGGATCGTCAACTCGGAGATCTACCCGCTGCGGTACCGCGGcgcgtgcggcggcgcggcggccacgGCGAACTGGGTGTCCAACCTCGCCGTGGCGCAGTCGTTCCTGTCGCTGACGGAGGCCATCGGGGTGGCGTGGACGTTCCTCATCTTCGGGGGCCTGTCCGTGGCCGCGCTGGCGTTCGTGCTCGTCTGCGTGCCGGAGACCAAGGGGCTCCCCATCGAGgaggtggagaagatgctggagcGCCGGGAGCTCAGGCTCAGGTTCTGGGCGCCGCGCGCCGGCGACGCAGACGGCAAGGAGACTGGCAAGACAGCCGGCGTATGA
- the LOC112882844 gene encoding melanoma-associated antigen 1, with product MATSEELAQIDISKEEKDKLVAEVMRYVLFKTHQTSGCPIKREELTGIVTKNYRQRALPALVINEARDRLAATFGYEMRELQRTRAPSTRSGRASQPQPNAEAKSYVLVSQLDPEVYSKYVENKESAPLSGFSFAVISLIHLAGGKSSEEDLWHQLKRLGLKENDENHPVLGNNKQALELLVQQRYLLKEKLAGPEGHVVMYELAERALDESISGKLKDYISQIVGTSTVAEENSS from the exons ATGGCGACCAGCGAGGAGCTCGCGCAGATCGACATCTCCAAGGAG GAGAAGGACAAGCTGGTGGCGGAGGTGATGCGCTACGTGCTCTTCAAGACGCACCAGACCTCCGGCTGCCCCATCAAGCGGGAGGAGCTCACCGGGATCGTCACCAAGAACTACCGCCAGCGCGCCCTGCCCGCGCTCGTCATCAACGAGGCCAGGGACAGGCTCGCCGCCACCTTCGGGTACGAGATGAGGGAGCTCCAGAGGACCCGCGCCCCGTCCACGCGCTCTGGCCGGGCGTCACAGCCGCAGC CGAATGCGGAGGCGAAGAGCTATGTTCTGGTCAGCCAGCTAGACCCCGAGGTGTATAGCAAGTACGTTGAGAACAAGGAGTCTGCTCCTCTGTCTGGTTTTTCTTTTGCTGTCATTAGCCTTATTCACCTTGCTGGTGGCAAAAGCTCCGAAG AGGACCTTTGGCATCAATTGAAGCGGCTGGGTTTGAAGGAGAACGATGAGAACCACCCTGTTCTTGGTAACAATAAGCAGGCGCTTGAACTCCTTGTGCAGCAAAG GTACTTGCTGAAGGAGAAACTTGCTGGACCAGAAGGTCATGTGGTGATGTATGAGCTTGCCGAGAGGGCATTGGATGAATCCATCAGTGGGAAGCTCAAAGACTACATTTCACAG ATTGTGGGCACAAGCACTGTCGCGGAGGAAAATT